CGCCGTCGAGACGGTCGCGTGCGACCGCGACCGGCACGTCGCGCACCATCATCAGCGGCTCGTCGCCGACGTCGGCCGCGGTGTGCCGCTCGCGATCGACCATGACAGGGCCGTGCAGGCGCCCGCCATAGCCGCGGCTGAGCACGACAGGCGTCTCGCCGAGCTCGCGCAGCAGTTTGGTCAGCGCCAGCACGGTCGGCGTCTTGCCGGCGCCGCCGACATGGTAATTGCCGACGCAGAGCACGGGGATGCCGGCGTCGACCCCCTTGCGCGCCATGCGGCGCGCGGCGATGGCGCCATAGAGCGCGCCCAACGGGCTGAGCAGATGCGACTTCGGGGAACGCGGCCGGTACCAGAAGGCCGGCTCACGCATTGGCCGCTCCCATCTCGATCCGCAACTGCATCAGATACGGCTCGAGCGCCGTCATGGTGCGATCGAGCGCGCCGCCGAGCTCCGCGACCACGCGGCTTCCCGCGTGCTGCATCTTGTCGCGCACGGTGGGCTCGGCCAGCAACAGGCCGAGCTGCTTGACCAGCGCCTCCTGGGTGTCGGCCTGGCGCGCGCCGCCGCTTTGGTCGAGTGCCGCGTAAACGTCGGTGAAGTTGAAGACATGCGGACCATGTACGATGGCCGCACCGAGCTTGATCGCCTCGATCGGATTCTGCCCGCCATGGCGGATCAGCGATCCGCCCATGAACACGACAGGCGAGAGGCGGTAGAACAGGCCGAGCTCGCCCATGGTGTCGGCGACATAGATATCGGTGGTCACCGCCAGCGGCTCGTCGCGCGAGCGCAGCGCCGGCTTCAGGCCTGATGCGGTGACCATGCCTGCGATCGACGAGCCGCGATCCGGATGGCGCGGCACGATCACGGTCAGCAGTTGCGGGAAGATGCCGACCAGGCTGCGATGCGCCGCGACCAGCATCTCGTCCTCGCCCGGATGGGTCGAGGCCGCGACGATGATCGGCCGGCCGCGCGTCATCGCCATCAGCCGGTCGAGCTTGGCGGGATCGGCCGGAGGCGCCGAGACGTCGAGCTTGAGATTCCCTGTCGTGACGACATCGCGGCTGCCGAGTGCGGAGAAACGCTCGGCATCGGTTTTGGATTGCGCGAGGCAAATGTCGAAGCGCGACAGCAGCGCCGAGATGGTGCCGTGCATCCGCCGCCAGCGCGGAAAGGAGCGCGGCGACATCCGCCCGTTGATCAGCACCATCGGCACCCGGCGCGCCGCGCCCGCCAGGATCAGGTTCGGCCACAGGTCGGATTCGATGAACAGCGCCAGCGACGGCTTCCAGTGATCGAGGAAGCGCGCGACGTAGCGCGGGGAATCATACGGCACGTATTGATGGATGACGTCGGGCGGAAAACGTTTTGCGACGACGGCCGCGGATGTGACGGTGCCCGAGGTGAGCAGGATGCGCAGATTGAGATCGCGCAGGCGCTCGATCAGCGCCGCTGCCGCCAGCACCTCGCCGACGCTGGCGCCGTGAATCCAGACCAGCGGGCCATGCGGCCGCACGTCCTGGGACAGACCCCGGCGCTCACCGACGCGGGCGGGATCCTCCTTGCCCTGCTTCAGCCGCCGCTTGATCAGCGCGGGCGCGAGCGGCACCAGGCTGGTCGCCAGGCGCCGGTACATCCGCAGCGTCATCGGCAGGGACTTGGGCAGCGCATGGGGCAAACTAGCCATCTGCGGGTCCCGGGCGGCCGAGCTGTGCATAGGCGCGGCTCGTGGCCTCGTTCAGCGTGTCTTCGAGCTCCTGCCGCAGCGTTTCCATCATGGCGGCATCGGCATCGGCGGGCACGTGGATTTCCTTGATGCCGACCAGGGCACCCCGCCCGAACGGCAGGTTGATGGTGGTGCGGTCCCAGTTCTTGAGCCGGATGAAGCGGCTGGTCGCCATTGCGAAAGGCATGATCGGCCGCCCCGATTCCCGTGCCAGCATGATGATGCCGAGCCCGGCCACGCGCGCGCGCTTGGGGACATCGGCGGTCAGCGCGACATTACAACCGTCCTGGAGCGTTCGCACCATCTCCTTGAAGGCGCCCACACCACCTTTGCGGTGGAAAGCGCTGCCATGGTCGCCGGAGCCTCTGATGAGGCCGATGCCGAGCCGCTCGACGGCGATCGCGTTGAACTCGCCGTCGCGATGCCGGGAGATCAGGACCTTGGCCCGGTAGGACTCCTTGTTCTTGATGAACGGCGTGAGGAAATGCTGGCCGTGCCAGAACGCGAAGATCGCCGGGATCTGCGGCTCGACGATGTCGTAGACACCGGGCGGATCGAACGTGAATTTGTTGGTTCGCCAGACCAGACGCAGATATTCGGCCGCCAGGACCCCGACGGCACGCTGAAACCAGCTGCTTCGCAGCGTATTGCGAAGCAGTTTTTTCAACGCGCCGGCTTCGTTTCTTGGGCAGGATCGAGCAGCCGGTGCAGGTGGACGATGAAATAGCGCATCTGCGCGTTGTCGACCGTGCTCTGCGCCTTGGCGCGCCAGGCGGCATGGGCGGACGCGTAGTTCGGATAGAGGCCGACGACCTCGACGTCGTCGAGGTTCTTGAAGGTGTTGTGCTCGAGGTCGAGCAGCTCGCCGCCGATGACGAGATGCAGCAGTTGTTGCGGGGCACTATCTGGCATGAGTTCTGTTCCTAAGAGGCTGCCCGGCAAAGCAGTTGTCGACAAGCACGCCGACAGGCGCTTCAGGGCAAGGGACGGTTTCGAAAATGCGCGACAATGCTCGCATGACGATCGCGTCCCGCTGCCACCAGCACCCCGTGCGTCACTTCCCGACGATTGTAGAGGATGGGACCTCCGGAGAGGTCGCTCATCCTACCATCCGCTTCCTGCACGATCAAATCGGCCGCAGCAAGGTCCCAATCATGGCTGTTGCCCCCCGCAAAAGCCGCATCCAGCCCACCATTGGCGACACGGCACAGCCGCAACGCCAGCGAACCGATTCGCGGATGCAGCTTGATGTCGCCGCCCGAAACGTCGAGCCGCTCGACCATCGGCTTCGGGCCGGCCATGCGGGCGAAGTCGAGCGCGGTCCCGGCGGTCGCCCTGACCGGCTTGTCGTTCAGCGTCGTGCCCTGGCCGCGGGCGGCGAAAAAGAACTCGTTGCTGACAGGCGCGAACACGGCGGCCAGCACGGGCGAAGCATCCTCGACCAGCGCGACGCTGACGCACCATTCGTCATGGCCGTTGAGATAGTTGCGGGTGCCGTCGATCGGATCGACCACCCAGGTCAGCCGCCGCGACAATCGTGTCGCGTCGTCGGCGCTCTCCTCCGACAGCCAGCCATAATCAGGCGTGGCGCCGCGCAGGCGCGCCTCGAGCAGGTCGTTGACGGCGATGTCGGCTTCCGAGACCGGCGAGGATGCGCCCTTGATCCACTTCTTCAGCTCGGTGCGGAACATCGACTGCGCGAGGCTGCCCGCCTCCCGCACCGTGTCCTGCAGCAGCGCCGCGTCGCGCGTCAGGATCGCTGCGTCGGAAAAGTCAGCGTCCGCCAAGCGTAAGTCCCTCGATGCGCACCGTCGGCGCATTGATGCCGTAGCGGAATTCGAGATTGTTCGCCGGCTGCATCGACTTGAAGATCTCGAACAGATGGCCCGCGATCGTCACCTCGCTGACGGGATAGGTGAGCTCGCCGTTCTCGATCCAGAAGCCGGAGGCGCCGCGGCTGTAATCGCCGGTGACGCCGTTGACGCCGGAGCCGATCAGGTCGGTGACGTAGAAGCCCTGCTTGATGTCGGCGATCAGTTCCGCCGGCGTCGGCGTGCCGGCTTCGAGATGCAGATTGTACGGACCGGGCGAGGGCGAGGACGAGACGCCGCGATGGGCGTGGCCCGTGGTGGTGAGGCCGAGTTCGCGCGCGGTGGCGCAGTCGAGCAGCCAGGTCGTCAGCACGCCTTCGTCGACCAGCGCGGTCCGCTTCACGGCGACGCCCTCGGCGTCGAAGGTCTGCGAGCGCAGGCCGCGCTTGCGCAGGGGATCGTCGATGATGCGGATGTTCTTCGAAAACAGCTGCTGGCCGAGCTTGTCCTTGAGGAAGCTGGTCTTGCGCGCGATCGAGGCGCCGTTGATGGCGCCGACGACGTGGCCGACCAGCGAGCCGGCGACGCGCGGGTCGAACACGACGGGCACCTTGCAGGTCTCGACCTTGCGCGGATTGTAGCGCGCCACGGTGCGCTCGCCGGCGGAGCGGCCGACGACTTCGGGCGACAACAGATCGGCGCCATGCGGCGCCGAAGTGAAGTCGTAGTCGCGCTCCATGCTGGTGCCTTCGCCGACGATCGCGGTCGCCGAGATGCCCTGGCTGGAGCGCAGGTAAGAGCCGTGGAAGCCGGTCGAGGTGACGAGCACCATGCCGCCCATGCCCGATGAGGCCGACGCGCCGCCGGATTTCGACACGCCCTTCACGGCAAGCGCGGCAGCCTCGGCCTCGAGCGCGCGGCGCTCGAGCTCCGATGTTGCGGGCACGTTGGGATCGAGCAGATCGAGATCGGGGAAGTCGCGCGCGAGCAGCGCGGGATCGGCAAGGCCGACATATTTGTCATCAGGCGCGACGCGCGCCATCGCCACCGCGCGTTCCGCGAGCTTGGTCACGGCATCGCCGCTGGTGTCGTTGGTGGAGACCACGGCCTGGCGCTGGCCGACCAGCACGCGCAGGCCGACATCGTCGCCCTCCGAGCGTTCGGATTCCTCGACGCGGCCATCGCGTACCTCGACGCCTTGCGAGACACCGCGCACCGCGACCGCATCGGCCGCATCGGCGCCGGCGCGCTTGGCCGCCTCGACCAGACGCTGCGCGAGATCCGAGAGCGCGGACTGATCGAACAGGTCGCGATTGGCTTTTGAAGAGCCTTGGGACGAAAGCGTCGAGCTTGCGGATGGTGAAGAGTTCACGAACGAAATCCTGTTGGGGGCGCGGGAGGTTCGGGGCGACCTCAGGGCCTGGACACCAGATGTGCCCAAATGGTGCGGACTTCAAGCATTTTCAGGCTGCAAAAGGCTCAGATTCGCAAGACCTGCGCAACGTCTCGTCAATCATGCGCGCCAAGGTCTTGTCAATCATGGCGGGCGGTGACGCTGGATTAACCAGCCTTTTTAAGCGGTTTTCGGAGCGGCCTGCGCTAAGGTCCTCGCATCGACCGGGAACATAATCCCGGCGGGGAGAAGTAAAGCCGTGAGGCGTCAAACAGCAACATGCGGGGCCGCTCCCGCCGGGTCGAGCCGCAGCTTGCGGCTCGACCCTCTTTCCCTTCCGGTCCGCTTCGATGCGCACGATCCGCGCGCCGACGGCTACACCAGGCAAATCGAGCTTCATCGCGAGCGTGTCGTGCTGCGCCGTGCCGTCCGCGGCATGCAGATGGCGATCAACGTCCGCGTCAGCGACTTCACCGGCGTCGCGCTGCGCGGCAGCGACGCGGCGCAGACCCTCGTGCTGGTGCATCGCGATCCCTCACTCTCCGTTCCGCTGCTGGTCAGCGCCGATGGCGACGAACTCACCGAAGCCTGGGCGATCTGGAGCGAGATATTCGCGCTGCCGCAACTCGACGAAGGCGCACGCAAGTCCGCGCCGCGCCGTCGCCGCGCCAACGCGATCCGCGCCCGCCGTCCGAAATTCCTGATGCGCCGCCGCACCGCCATGGCGCGCGAGTTGCCGGTTCACCGCGCTGAGCGTGAGATCATCGCCAGGAATTGAGCAAAGCTAGGCCGCCCGCATCACCGCGTCGGTCAGCAATCCCGCAAACAGCAGCAGGCCCGCGTCGCGGTTCGACTTGAACAGACGCAGGCACAGCGCAGGGTCGCTGGTATTGAGCCGCATGATCTGCGAGCCCAGATGCGCAGCGAAGGCCGCAAGGCCGATCCACGCCGGCCAGCGCGCATCGCCCGACGCCAGCGCCACACCGATCAGCACCACCGAGAGCCCGTAGAACAGGATCAGCGCCTGGTGCGTGTGGGCGCCGAACAGGCGCGCGGTGGACTTGATGCCGATCAGCGCATCGTCCTCGGCATCCTGATGCGCGTAGATGGTGTCATAGCCGATCACCCAGGAGATCGCGCCGGCATAGAGCACCAAGGCCGTCACATCGATGCGTCCGAAGGTGACGGCGAAGCCCATCAAGGCGCCCCAGGAAAAGGCGAGACCGAGCACGGTCTGCGGCCACCAGGTGATGCGCTTCATGAAGGGGTAGATCGCGACGATCAGCAGCGAGGCGATGCCGGTCAGGACCGCGAAGCGGTTGAACTGCAGGAGCACCACGAGCCCGATCAGCGCCTGCGCGACCATGAAGGCGAGCGCCTGCTTCGTGGTCACCTGCCCCGACGGCAGCGGCCGCGAGCGGGTGCGCTCGACCTTGTCGTCGAGGTCGCGGTCGGTGATGTCGTTCCAGGTGCAGCCGGCGCCGCGCATCACGAAGGCGCCGATGAAGAACAGCACGATTGTAAGCGGCAGGCCGCGGACGTCATGCGCCATGCCGCCGGCGAGCGCGGCCGACCACCAGCACGGCATCAAGAGAAGCCAGGAGCCGATCGGACGATCGAAGCGGGACAGGCGCAGATACGGCCGCGCCCATTGCGGCGCGAGCGTATCGACCCAGTTGCCGGTAGAGTCGGCAACGCGGGCGGATGCGTCAGTGCCCAGTTTTCGAAGTTCGTATTCCATCGCTACGCATTCCGGTACGAACTTCGAAAACTTTTAGGGCACTAGCCAGAAAAATTTGCTTCACGTGCCGCTTGTCGATTTGAAGTTCCCAGAAAGAGTTCGCGGCAAGCACCGTAGGAACTTCAAATCGGCGGCACGTGGCCTCATCGGGTGAGGACGTTGCCGTTAAGCGTGTCGAAGGTGCTGCCGCCCTTCTTGCCGGCATTGGCTTCCGGTGCAGAGCCCGATCCCACCACCTCGCTCAGCGACGGACCGGCCGGACCGCGCGGCTGGTTCGCCATCTGCTGCGCGACGTTGCAGACCTTCGTCTGCATCGTCTCGGTGTTCTTGTGACCTTCCTTCATCTGCGCGCTGACGGTCGGCGGGATTCCGCATTTGGCAGCGTGGGTCTCGATATACTTGATCATCTTGAGCTCGGCCTGGCCGAAGCTCCTGATCAACTTGCAGGCTTCGTCGGGCGGAGCGTGGCGGTCGCTCGCGGCCTTGATCAACTTGCCGCGCTTCTCGGCGTCCTCGCGCAGCGGTACGAACGCCTTCATGCAATCCTCACCCGGACCGGCTTGCGTCGGCGGGGCCGCGCTGAAAGCGCCGGCGCCACCGATGGGAGCCGCGCCGTTGACCGGGAACGAAGCCTGTGGCGCGCCGACGGAGGCGACCGGCGCTCGGCCGTTGACGGGCGGAAATGCGGGATCGGAGGCGCCCTGGCCCGGCAACGGCGCCGGGAACCCCTGGGCGTAAGCGCCCGCGGCGCCCATGGCGACCATGGCGGCAGTCATCGGAACCATCAAACGACGGATCATCAAGAGTGTCTCTCCGGCAGGAGCTTGCGGGGTTCGGCGTCTTCCCAATTGAAGCGCAACCAGCGTGCTGGCGATTTTACGATTCCCGCCGGGCCTTAACAACCCGTCGAATAGGGCAAGAGCGCGGCGTGCCGCCGCAGCAATCTGGCAATATTTACCCCCGAAATGGCTGGTTTCGGTTAAGAACGGCGGCAAATTGGACTTTTGACCTATGCCCTCCCTCGATTTTCGCGCCCCGCGCCTGTTCGTCGATGCCCCCTTGGCCCAGGACGCCAGGATTCCGCTCGACCGCGACCAGAGCAACTATCTCGGCAACGTGCTGCGGCTGTCCGCCGGGGCCGAGGTTCTGGCCTTCAACGGCCGCGAGGGCGAATGGCAGGCCGCGATCGAAGGCCGCAAGCGGCCTGACAATCTCGTCATCCTCCAGCAGGTCCGCCCCCAGGACCGACTGCCGGACCTCGCTTATGTCTTCGCCCCGCTCAAGCATGCCCGGCTCGACTACATGGTCCAGAAGGCGGTCGAGATGGGCGCCGCCACGCTCCAACCGGTCCTGACCCGGTTCACCCAGGCCTCGAGGGTCAACACCGAGCGGATGCGCGCCAACGTGGTCGAGGCCGCCGAGCAATGCGGCATTTTGAGCATCGCCGCCGTGACCGAACCGGTGCCGCTCGAGCGCTACCTCGGTCAACGCCCGGCCGACCGCCTGCTGATCTTCTGCGATGAGGCGGCGGAGGTCCAAAGCCCCATTCAAAGCCTGCAAGATGCCTTCGAGCCCGGCCGAGGTATCGACGTGCTGATCGGCCCGGAAGGCGGCTTCGCCGAGGAAGAGCGCGCGCTGCTGTTGCGGCAGCCGAAGATCCTGCGGCTCGCGCTGGGACCCCGGATCATGCGCGCCGACACGGCCGCGGTCGCGGCGCTGGCGCTGGTCCAGGCGGTGTTGGGCGATTGGGGCGGCGCGAGCAGCTAAGGGGAGAGTTTTGGCTGAATCGATACGCCCCCGCGATGATCACCTCTCCCGAAGGGAGGGGTGACTGAGCAGGCCGATCCGATCGAATTCACGATGACCACATCGGGATGACCGGCTAGCTGTGCTCGCGCAGCGATCGATGCAGGGTCTCGGAGGGCAGCTCTCCGAACGCCGCCCGGTAGCTCGCCGCGAACTCGCTCAGATGCCAGAAGCCATGCGCAATGGCGCAGGCCTTCACGCTGCGCCGTCCAGGACCAGCGCGCAGCTGCTTGCGCACTGACCAGAGACGCAAGACCCGGCTATAGCGATGCGGACTCATGCCGCAGATGGCCTTGGTCGCACTCTGGAGCGTGCGAACCGACACGCCGACGCGCTCCGCTAGTTCGGTCGTCTTGTGCCAAACCGTGAGATCGTGCCGGATCAATCTTTCCATGTCGGCGACGATCCGCAGGTAACTCTCCGTCGTGGCGTGCACCGATTTGCTGCTCACGCTGGAACGAACGGCATTGTCCATCGCGCCAAGCAGCGCTTGTTCGACTTCCGCTTGCGAGGTCGGCTCGTTGAGGAATTCGGGATCATTGGCCGCTGTTTCCAGCGTTGCCGCAATCAGGCGACGCAGGGAGGCGAGCATATCCGATGGCGCGCTCAGCAAATGATAGCCGTCATCCAGCTGTAACCAGGGATCCCGCGCGGGCGGCGTGAAGTAGACGACGCCGATCAACCGGCCCACAGGCTCATAGACCAGACAATTGGAAGCCCCCTTCAGCACGAGGATGGAGCTGCCGATCGATTGCCCGTTGATGCAGGTCGAGGTCACCTGGTCCATCGGCACCACCACTGCGACGGCATGGGCCAACTGGTAGCCGCTGATGATCCGCGGGAAGGTTTTCACCAGAGACAGGCTCAGATTCGGCAGGCTGAGCCGCGCGCGCATGATCGCAGTCGAGCCCGGCGACAACGGCATGCTGGACGCACCGGCATATCTCTCGCTGTCCCCGAAATGATCGATGTCGTACGGTTGAAGCTCGAGCGCCGAGGACGGCTTGAGACCCTGGAACGACAACAAGCGCTCCGCCGCGCCATTTTGCGTTCCATCGCGAGCAATGTCGAGAAGGCTCTGATCCATATCCTGCCGCTTACGTCGCCTTTCTGGCCGCTGCCGCACCTTCGGGAGCTCGCAGATCATCCGGACCGTTGATGCCGGCGCGTTTGAGATCGCGAAGCAGCTTCGTGAGCAGCAGCATGTTGGTCTTCTGCAGTTCGTGGTTGTTGCCGAACCTGAACGCGTTCTGCTCGGTCACGATCAGCCCGGCCTTTGTCTCGGCGAGAATCTTCCGCCTCTTCAACCCCGCCACGCGACGGCGAACCGTCTCGAGCGGCAGGCTCAGGAAGCGGGAGAGTGCCGCGCGGGACACGCCCTGCTTGATCGTATCCGGCTCGACCGTGTGGATGCTGGAAAACTTCTCGTCCAACGACGGATCGTTCATCACGTTGATGACGTTCGCATTGAGAATCGCGTGAATGATCAGAAGGTCCATCGGATCGAATTCGTCGTAGTTCCGGAACATCTCGCTGATCGAAAACAGCATGTAAGCGAGCGTATGACGCGAGACCGTCCGGATAATATCTGAAGCATTGCGCATGAATCGGAAACCAACATTCATCTTGTAAACGAAGCCAGCATCGAACGTGTCGCCCGACATACCCAAATTGAGTATGTGACAACTTGCCAAGAGTCCTCAATCTCTCATTGTGACGTTGCGGGTGCATGGGGCTCTGCGTCGGACCAATTCGCGATCGGCCTTGCGGCCGACCGTCGGCGACGACGGCCCACGAAAGCATCCAACGATGTCGATGATGCCGACTCCATTCAGCCGGCGGTCGAGGCGGAAAAAATGGCCATGGACGACGACGTGGAATTCGACATCCGCCGACGCCAGGACTTGCGCCTGATCAAGGCCTTTCTCAGCATCACCGACGCGCGCAAGCGGCGGAGAATTATCGAATTGGCAGAGCGGCTCGCCGAAGACGCCGAATTGAATGCCGCAGGAAGCGCTGCAGATCTTGCCGCGGCCGACGCGACGGCTGTGGAACAGCGCAAAGACGTCCCTGATCGCATTGAATGAGCCGCATGCGCTTCCGCTGCATCGACGGTCGCACACAGCAAGGATTGACCATAGAGGTATTATTTTACTTTTGTGCCGCTGGTCGAGTCGAGATCCGCACGCACCCCATGGGGTATCTCGGCCGCCCTGCGGGGTGACGCCTGCAGGATCGTCCGGACGCCTCGAAACTCGTTAAGCGATTGATCCTTTGGAGGTCGAAACCGTTTTCCGGCCATGCTAAGGGCTGCGCCAATTCCTGTGCCTCCCCGTGGCACCCTTTGCCCTGCCCGGCTCTGCCGGGACGATGGACCCCCTGAGATGACCGCGACTGCCACCTCAAATGCTGCCGGCTCCGCCGCCTGGGCGGATACGCTGCTGTTGTCGTTCGCGCAGGCCGGCTACGTCAGAGCCGAGCCCGCCATCCTGCAACCGGCCGAGCCGTTCCTTGACCTGTCCGGCGAGGACATCCGCAAGAGCCTCTATCTGACGACGGATTTGTCCGGCGAGGAGCTTTGCCTGCGGCCCGACCTGACGATCCCGGTGGCGCGCGACTACCTCGCCTCCGGCCGCGCCGGCCAGCCGGCCGGGTTCAGCTATCTGGGTCCCGTGTTCCGCTACCGCAGCGGCCATGCCAGCGAATTCCTCCAGGCCGGGATCGAATCATTCGGTCGCCAGGACCGCGCCGCCGCGGATGCCGAGACCCTCGCGCTGGCGCTGGAGGCGACGAGCGCCTTCGGCGTGCGCGACGTCGAAATCCGCACCGGCGACGTGGCGCTGTTCAATGCGCTGCTCGACGCCCTCAACCTCTACCCGGTCTGGCGCCGCCGCCTGGTCAAGGACTTCAACCGCAAGATCAGCCTGGAGCAGGATCTGGAGCGGCTGGCTGCTGCAACCACTGCGACCCGGAGCGAATATGAGGGTGTGCTGGCCGCGCTCGCAGGCTCCGACCGCAAGGCGGCCCTGGCTTTCGTGACCGATCTGATGTCGATCGCAGGGACCACCAATGTCGGCGGCCGCACCACGGCCGAGATCGCCGACCGCTTCCTCGAGCAGTCGACGCTCAAGGGCGGCGCGCTGCCGCGCGAGGCGATCACCGTCCTCAAGCGCTTCCTGTCGATATCAGGCAATCCCGATGATGCCGTCGCCGCGCTGCGCGCGCTCACCGCCGACGCAAGGCTCGATCTCGCCGGCGCGATCGACCAGTTCGAAAGCCGGGTCGGCTTCATGGCCGCGCGCGGCATCGACGTGAAGAACACGCGCTTCTCGACCGCGTTCGGGCGCGGGCTCGATTACTACACCGGCTTCGAATTCGAGCTGCATCACAAAGGCAACGGCGCCGAACCGCTGGTAGCCGGCGGCCGCTATGACGGGCTGATGACCCAGCTCGGCTCGGCTGAGCCGATCCCTGCGGTCGGTTTCTCGGTCTGGGTGGACGCGCTGACCAAGATCGGCCGCAAGGTGGGAGCTTAAGTCATGAGCGCGCCATTCGTTCTGGCCGTTCCCTCCAAGGGCCGTCTTCAGGAAAACGCGGAAGGCTTCTTCGCCCGCGCCGGGCTCAAGCTGTCGAAAGCCGGCGGCGCCCGCGACTATCGCGGTACCATCGCGGGCCTCGACAATGTCGAGGTCGCCTATCTCTCGGCGAGCGAGATCGCCTCGCAGCTGTCCCGCGGTCTCGCGCATCTCGGTGTCACCGGCGAAGACCTGGTGCGCGAGAACATCGCGGACGCCGACAAGCACGTGTCCCTGATCGACGGGCTCGGCTTCGGCTATGCCGACGTCGTGGTCGCCGTGCCGCAGGCCTGGATCGACGTCCGCACCATGGCTGATCTCGACGACGTCACCACCGGCTTCCGCGAGCAGCATCACATGCGGATGCGGGTCGCGACCAAGTTCGTCAACCTCACCCGCAGCTTCTTCCAGAGCCACGGCATCACCGATTACCGCATCGTCGAGAGCGCGGGCGCGACGGAAGGCGCCCCGGCGGCCGGCAGCGCCGAGCTGATCGTCGACATCACCACCACGGGCGCGACGCTCGCCGCCAACGGCCTGCGGGTGCTCGACGACGGCGTGATGCTGCGCAGCCAGGCCAATCTGGTGGCCTCGAAGCACGCCGACTGGTCGCCCCAGTTCCTGGAGACCGCGCGCGTCATCCTCGATCACATCGCGGCACGGGCGCGCGCCAACAAATACCGCGAGGTGCGGACCCGCTTCCGGCAATGCGATGCTGCGCTGCTCGGCGAAGCCCACAGCCGGTTCGGCGTCGAAGCCCCGTTCGGCGGGCCGACCTCCTCGGGCATGCTGACGCTGCACTGCCCACCGGGGCAGCTGTACGCGCTCGCGAGCTTCCTGCGCGAGCATGGCGCCGAGACCGTCTCGGTGGTCTCGCTCGACTACGTGTTCGACCGGGAGAACCCGCTGTTCGCCAAGCTCGAGGCTTTCCTGCAGCGGTGAGCCCAAAGTTTGTCGCGCAGCTTCGTTCAGCGTAGCGACAGCAAGCGGCAGCTACCATATGCTGTTGAATGATCTTGAACGGTCTCTGGAACCTTGATCGATGATGCTGGGCTCTGACGTTTCCGGCCTGACCACCACCGCAGCGAACGCCGCTGCGAAGGGGCTGTCGATTGTGGTCCCCGTCTATAACGAGGCGGCGGGCCTCGCCATGCTGCACCAGCGCATCTGCGAACTCGCCAAGACGTTGCTGCAACGCTACCGGCTCGCCTGCGAGGTCGTCTATGTCGACGACGGCAGCGCCGACGCGACCCTGTCGGTTGCGCGCTCGCTGTCGGCGGACCCGATCGACGTGCAGGTGGTGTCGCTGTCGCGCAATTTCGGCAAGGAGGCGGCGCTGATGGCCGGCCTCGACCATGCCCGGCTCGGCGCCGTCATGTTCATGGACGGCGACGGCCAGCATCCGCCCGCGCTGGTCGAACAGCTGGTGCGGCACTGGATCGAGGACGGCTACGACGTCGTCTATACCGCCAAGGCGCACCGCGACAACGAGCCCTTCCTGCGTCGTGTTGCCGTGCGCGGCTTCTACACGCTGATCAACTGGGGCGCGCGCCAGAAGATTCCGGAGGACGCCGGCGACTTCCGCCTGCTGTCGCCCCGCGCGGTCACGGCGCTCAGGCAGTTGCCGGAGCGCAACCGCTTCTTCAAGGGCCTCGCAAGCTG
The genomic region above belongs to Bradyrhizobium sp. CCBAU 53338 and contains:
- a CDS encoding 3-deoxy-D-manno-octulosonic acid transferase codes for the protein MHSSAARDPQMASLPHALPKSLPMTLRMYRRLATSLVPLAPALIKRRLKQGKEDPARVGERRGLSQDVRPHGPLVWIHGASVGEVLAAAALIERLRDLNLRILLTSGTVTSAAVVAKRFPPDVIHQYVPYDSPRYVARFLDHWKPSLALFIESDLWPNLILAGAARRVPMVLINGRMSPRSFPRWRRMHGTISALLSRFDICLAQSKTDAERFSALGSRDVVTTGNLKLDVSAPPADPAKLDRLMAMTRGRPIIVAASTHPGEDEMLVAAHRSLVGIFPQLLTVIVPRHPDRGSSIAGMVTASGLKPALRSRDEPLAVTTDIYVADTMGELGLFYRLSPVVFMGGSLIRHGGQNPIEAIKLGAAIVHGPHVFNFTDVYAALDQSGGARQADTQEALVKQLGLLLAEPTVRDKMQHAGSRVVAELGGALDRTMTALEPYLMQLRIEMGAANA
- a CDS encoding lysophospholipid acyltransferase family protein produces the protein MKKLLRNTLRSSWFQRAVGVLAAEYLRLVWRTNKFTFDPPGVYDIVEPQIPAIFAFWHGQHFLTPFIKNKESYRAKVLISRHRDGEFNAIAVERLGIGLIRGSGDHGSAFHRKGGVGAFKEMVRTLQDGCNVALTADVPKRARVAGLGIIMLARESGRPIMPFAMATSRFIRLKNWDRTTINLPFGRGALVGIKEIHVPADADAAMMETLRQELEDTLNEATSRAYAQLGRPGPADG
- a CDS encoding DUF4170 domain-containing protein, which produces MPDSAPQQLLHLVIGGELLDLEHNTFKNLDDVEVVGLYPNYASAHAAWRAKAQSTVDNAQMRYFIVHLHRLLDPAQETKPAR
- a CDS encoding 3'(2'),5'-bisphosphate nucleotidase CysQ, whose translation is MRRRCASRDLRLADADFSDAAILTRDAALLQDTVREAGSLAQSMFRTELKKWIKGASSPVSEADIAVNDLLEARLRGATPDYGWLSEESADDATRLSRRLTWVVDPIDGTRNYLNGHDEWCVSVALVEDASPVLAAVFAPVSNEFFFAARGQGTTLNDKPVRATAGTALDFARMAGPKPMVERLDVSGGDIKLHPRIGSLALRLCRVANGGLDAAFAGGNSHDWDLAAADLIVQEADGRMSDLSGGPILYNRREVTHGVLVAAGRDRHASIVAHFRNRPLP
- a CDS encoding TldD/PmbA family protein, with the translated sequence MNSSPSASSTLSSQGSSKANRDLFDQSALSDLAQRLVEAAKRAGADAADAVAVRGVSQGVEVRDGRVEESERSEGDDVGLRVLVGQRQAVVSTNDTSGDAVTKLAERAVAMARVAPDDKYVGLADPALLARDFPDLDLLDPNVPATSELERRALEAEAAALAVKGVSKSGGASASSGMGGMVLVTSTGFHGSYLRSSQGISATAIVGEGTSMERDYDFTSAPHGADLLSPEVVGRSAGERTVARYNPRKVETCKVPVVFDPRVAGSLVGHVVGAINGASIARKTSFLKDKLGQQLFSKNIRIIDDPLRKRGLRSQTFDAEGVAVKRTALVDEGVLTTWLLDCATARELGLTTTGHAHRGVSSSPSPGPYNLHLEAGTPTPAELIADIKQGFYVTDLIGSGVNGVTGDYSRGASGFWIENGELTYPVSEVTIAGHLFEIFKSMQPANNLEFRYGINAPTVRIEGLTLGGR
- a CDS encoding DUF6101 family protein, with the protein product MRRQTATCGAAPAGSSRSLRLDPLSLPVRFDAHDPRADGYTRQIELHRERVVLRRAVRGMQMAINVRVSDFTGVALRGSDAAQTLVLVHRDPSLSVPLLVSADGDELTEAWAIWSEIFALPQLDEGARKSAPRRRRANAIRARRPKFLMRRRTAMARELPVHRAEREIIARN